The Neospora caninum Liverpool complete genome, chromosome X genome includes a region encoding these proteins:
- a CDS encoding putative cGMP-inhibited 3',5'-cyclic phosphodiesterase translates to MERYGPTGRTAEQADEAFTSALGSLASSSAELTDAMSNQARPRRQQGDPCVIPNEDAQTNSLGTERRFYSKPGKEQRRTTELPVESAAAPLFPLQGAAAVSAPTVTSPVPDVQASEEYPPGKALRGKHTYGTPPEHPRHSLATESSALPQLFQESSLSVSMSSRSAGRGSLRTEASVSSHGTASSSTSRPSKASFLVAATERRLRTPWARRRGDPGEQEEGKETSLRGLRAGSRPGSDGVKDLFFRIPRTSLNSEKTKGDKTYAAPMRDKPSTPEMQESPLSIGGESEGGTLASTFGQEWGEKEEALSGGRGSGPSPLQHYAARIFSRGESDETAFGTGFRLSEARVPASGFSYSSPGDSFSHSLFSSSPGGSACSQGALSHPALASLSPPGTASLLLSPRHRASTPQDPCRRHEGRPLFSGQPRRTEAEMKLPVDHNASPSSQLLSKIDAAYRAVKNWVEDSFLVDINRSLLYPSPQASHRGDASREETPSCPSSSLKRGVLKTGGLSLTSPLEDGTALTLSPSTAGSAPQFGDSTSGSAREKDRAEEAVWRRARAGEKEPTPSLFRSTRQRYPVSPSAVTDGSSAPLSPSFRTRPRRRKGASAPHLLSPLAVGGRQEDPRRRATERRRRLPWRGFEDATGSPSLQSGRRGRQAAEEEKTSHKGGKRGPALDESTTRHGGASPERQCLGRSETPVSSRGGDQQARGAGDEEANKRQGETGFGTNRRRASSEHVGSPRQGRRLDGEGNGDWGRTGELWRGKHGDTTSEKGESSELEKEVAANRLEGQFRKDAESRAPLRAGLGLGSRERRRTLRGEQAEIKRASLAEDKWTEEKGEAKLLARLAPHVGLPASRGTGFSPPFTGRLRRRRRDRRKRDGDAREEGLEACFDSSSSALSRASPETQRAGTSETRAPSPPAAAPPQKAVSPGALHRGRSPEVKFSGHLSEGSRGGRRLSLASTPRDVPLYLKRRPVLEFADPAVEQAYGSYLAKMRRPRLVAIGIVLILLNLMYDIPEYISFFCREDVREWNRGKTFETDGDSGLPKWWLNPSATPIGGDAHRRTIARTALRDSAPEARVSRPSAIAPAQMPADPEGSSVDMGASEERGKAFRRPWGGSEGTREASEEERLRFGGPTRGEKERDQARHDRQAVRETFRSTGRRLGDEGVRENADDKERATRASEERLAGTVWRRRERSVDPGLTRLTGRAGRSLFSRKRPEEREGSGEAGSSSTLLVIPAHRDSLFLHHQKSRRMPRRLSAVSLSDPEGILSVLPHHVDRGSDALPTKAEPLASSSAPTWMAVLWVSFDIGELLLQLGLTFSSHLPFIRTHTEKCISLALTSTTFLSSLKPIIILGHTSHLVGRERAALEALETGNGQYRRAGPGEEDGRVSTGQLLHLHRLLVFLLLALLLLFTVLGVCFLSLPSSLFFFAWCLGVATWLVMASCAIGGSLSELMHRKTFYSVVARGNAPVPSARKLADDEGKRRMPFSGKNMLEQLTELVKTMEATLAEVDTYRLDRHTYLSFAHIRSLQTKCLDVLTSGTDIYAVTWDSQTVPREIHLHCSRHLENAYAHAVGSAATAAGACLHGVLGACTALQEDPREDGDDGDEVGDESEDCEGTEDQVSDFWSRLKQAAGGSKPPSAAEKEDAGEENRAGTGETERETAAEPDGEQEQNRGDTEAGEKRKGATEISREDEVRKRSLRHHSLQMNKEVGINSGGACSASREGCREPHCGSTEEGEDETEGRKDFVSRFDQRMFSSPELGETLERQTDTEVASEKEEEQNVKGNPQKWQSGEFDTRSEVCLDASLRRPKPAASLARVGLAWTLDLFSLDALSNGNVLVAVGLHLLLPHREKGHLRCSKAALGSFLQNLQSLYLPNLYHNRVHAATVAHLSVFLSRTAGLSPWPARCSLRAKKKATLRSPPTDHSWERSDVETQTACAFPSDFSSSQLPSFSGSNPRSTPASTALESFREARPGPESQPDSPEVPPSFRASATSACPTRPEKSAWEPPARLLASQGQSVSGAAFSSLSHPQSSGHTRCASLSFEASAPHGSEAGRRTPSPLPSRPRYLRFSPSQSAQAPTPHGSDGDPGGSFHAIGHDAREKGGIYGEEDDVKTVTVDRDCGSQFGDRRAKSCRGGCEGERRKARDGDSGRESGPEAFPAADAFLRGDAGRPRDLTGPAGRDGKESEESRRRPRPTSPQDSPEPTGERYPKSDRGAQDAAARMIDDETILCFAALGHDVGHPGFNNAFLVATNQPIALVYNDHAVLENYHAYITFRTLTCYAAATNKNDKGGESSVLKGITPAEYRYFRKHLIELILATDMSQHFSTISTVRVRRESRSFNFSTNEEDRWMMKKLCIKIGDIGHAALEWDQHYKWSMRVTEEFLLQGDAELKAGLPVSPLCDRKAPEIEFHKSQSSFINYLVVPLINELVGCLEAQPRHSQGLPSLPAGAETADKSTINSSLLSTMHTGSSHPHSTSSSSKNYGSLDMASSRRTCQTQKKTSVSPLSLYLRKETLRASGERPSEDEVQLGVLPADRIREIVLFQALRNAERWSARARSLEEKNTKTPAVSVTSARKVDACEAPSKGLNTAQRREEDAIKSQKCFSLSAFSSSLPQCHIPGSCTPPGAQSASSSSTRNHRRRLLRPRTYSPARFGTPGEDEKEAEFTSRDEGGSATHLVSPSGCRHGKKERGKERKGKPPRRRSWMTATENRKRREREEERRSERTRVKESILRGILRREKEDGRIRDVTRDGILASILKHEKQEPETRREDGNEMMFSTREKVGDNPEGSRMSCASNGGRDGEGRDDVAEQKGDTCVILLEGEAKASAQEETETGLAAEIVAALSEEQEPAERRRARDGREQATGRHVQIGEATQAQRSLDTDSLHNDGKVCGKV, encoded by the exons ATGGAGAGATATGGTCCTACAGGCAGGACCGCGGAACAGGCAGACGAGGCGTTCACCTCCGCGCTTGGATCGCTTGCGTCGTCCAGCGCAGAGCTGACCGATGCCATGAGCAATCAGGCAAGACCAAGACGACAGCAGGGAGATCCCTGCGTGATTCCCAACGAAGACGCACAGACGAATTCCCTAGGCACCGAAAGAAGATTCTACTCGAAACCTGGcaaggaacagagaagaacaacCGAGCTTCCAGTGGAGAGTGCCGcagcgccgctcttcccccTCCAGGGCGCCGCGGCGGTGTCCGCACCCACTGTGACATCACCCGTCCCGGATGTCCAGGCCTCCGAGGAATACCCACCAGGAAAGGCCCTGAGAGGTAAGCACACCTACGGAACCCCGCCAGAGCATCCTCGGCACTCGCTCGCGACAGAGTCTTCGGCTCTTCCCCAGCTGTTCCAGGAGTCCAGTCTGTCTGTGTCGatgtcttctcgctccgctGGAAGGGGAAGCCTGCGCACGGAAGCGTCGGTTTCTTCCCACGGTactgcgtcttcctccacgTCGCGCCCTTCGAAAGCATCGTTTCTCGTCGCTGCCACGGAACGACGCCTTCGTACACCGTGGGCACGCCGTAGAGGGGATCcaggagagcaggaagaaggaaaggaaacgagccTGCGGGGTTTACGGGCCGGCTCTCGTCCCGGGAGCGACGGAGTCAAAgatctcttttttcgcatCCCTCGGACCTCGTTGAACAgtgaaaaaacgaaaggcgACAAAACATATGCAGCGCCAATGCGCGACAAGCCATCAACTCCAGAGATGCAAGAGTCTCCTCTGTCCATtggcggcgagagcgaaggtgGGACCCTGGCCTCGACCTTTGGACAAGAAtggggggagaaagaggaagccCTGTCCGGGGGTCGAGGCTCTGGACCATCCCCGCTGCAGCACTATGCCGCACGCATCTTTTCTCGGGGCGAATCGGACGAGACGGCGTTTGGCACAGGTTTCCGTctcagcgaggcgagagttCCCGCCAGCGGTTTTTCTTACTCTTCGCCCGGGGACTCCTTTTCGCAcagcctcttttcttcttcgcctggaGGCTCTGCTTGCTCTCAAGGAGCGCTCTCTCACCCCGCactcgcttcgctgtctccccccgggactgcctcccttctcctgtctcctcgccacaGGGCGTCCACCCCTCAAGACCCGTGTCGGAGACACGAGGGCCGCCCGCTCTTTTCAGGCCAGCCAAGGCGGACCGAGGCCGAAATGAAGCTTCCGGTTGATCATaacgcctcgccgtcctctcaGCTTCTGAGCAAAATCGACGCGGCGTACCGGGCTGTGAAGAACTGGGTTGAGGACAGTTTCCTCGTCGACATCAATCGGTCGCTACTGTATCCTTCGCCGCAAGCGTCCCATCGCGGCGACGCCtctcgcgaggagacgccttcgtgtccctcgtcctcgctgaAAAGGGGCGTGCTGAAAACCGGAGGCCTGTCCCTCACGTCTCCCTTGGAGGACGGCACAGCGTTAACCCTGTCCCCATCCACTGCCGGGAGCGCCCCGCAGTTCGGAGACAGCACCAGTGGttctgcgagagagaaggaccgAGCTGAAGAGGCCGTctggagacgggcgagagcgggagagaaggagccgACGCCGTCCCTCTTCCGCTCAACTCGCCAGCGCTACCCAGTGTCTCCTTCAGCCGTGACGGACGGCTCTtcagctcctctctctccctcgttccgAACACGTccgcggagacgcaaagGTGCATCGGCTCCGcacctgctgtctcctctcgccgtaGGCGGAAGGCAAGAAGATCCACGTCGccgcgcgacggagagacgaaggcgactcCCTTGGCGCGGCTTCGAAGACGCCACGgggtcgccttcgctgcagtctggaaggagagggagacaggccgcagaggaagaaaaaacatCTCATAAAGGAGGGAAGCGGGGGCCCGCACTTGACGAGTCAACAACGAGACATGGCGGAGCAAGTCCGGAGCGACAGTGTCTTGGACGGTcggagacacctgtctcctcgcgcggtGGGGACCAGCAGGCTCGGGGTgcgggcgacgaggaagccaacaagcgacagggagaaacaggCTTTGGGACAAatcgccgccgcgcctcttctgaGCACGTCGGCTCACCCCGTCAAGGGCGTCGGCTagacggagaaggcaacGGCGACTGGGGACGCACTGGAGAGCTGTGGAGAGGCAAACACGGAGACACGACTtccgaaaaaggcgagagctcTGAATTGGAGAAGGAAGTGGCCGCGAATCGACTGGAGGGACAGTTTCGTAAAGACGCGGAAAGCCGCGCCCCCTTGAGGGCAGGGCTGGGGTTAGGGTCTCGAGAACGCAGGCGCACCCTGCGTGGAGAGCAAGCGGAGATCAAACGAGCTTCGCTTGCTGAAGACAAGTGGaccgaggagaaaggcgaagcgaagcTACTCGCGAGGCTGGCTCCGCACGTCGGCCTACCTGCGTCCCGAGGCACTGGCTTTTCGCCCCCTTTCACGGGACGcctgagaaggcgacggcgagacagaagaaagcgagacggagatgcACGCGAAGAGGGACTGGAGGCGTGTTTCGACTCGTCTTCATCGGCGCTCAGCCGCGCGTCCCCAGAGACTCAGCGCGCTGGAACCTCC GAAActcgcgcgccgtcgcctccggccGCCGCCCCCCCACAGAAGGCGGTGTCGCCTGGCGCACTCCACCGAGGGCGAAGTCCTGAAGTCAAGTTCTCGGGCCATCTTTCCGAGGGCtcgcgaggcggcaggcgtctctctctggcctcgACGCCCCGCGACGTTCCTCTCTATCTGAAGCGCAGGCCTGTCCTGGAATTCGCCGACCCCGCAGTGGAACAAGCGTATGGGTCCTACCTCGCGAAAATGCGCCGCCCGCGACTCGTCGCCATTGGCATCGTCCTCATTCTCCTCAACCTCATGTATGACATCCCCGAGTATatctcgtttttctgccgGGAAGACGTGAGGGAGTGGAACCGAGGCAAGACGTTCGAGACCGACGGAGACTCCGGCCTTCCAAAGTGGTGGCTGAATCCCTCAGCGACTCCTATTGGGGGCGACGCACATCGCCGCACAATCGCCAGGACGGCGTTGAGAGACAGTGCGCCTGAGGCGAGAGTCTCGAGGCCTTCTGCCATCGCGCCTGCGCAAATGCCTGCGGATCCTGAAGGCTCCAGCGTGGACATgggagcgagcgaagagagaggcaaggcgTTTCGCCGCCCCTGGGGAGGGTCCGAGGGCACTCGTGAagcaagcgaggaagaaagactcCGGTTCGGGGGAccgacgaggggagagaaggaaagggatCAAGCGCGGCATGACCGGCAGGCTGTGCGGGAAACATTTCGAAGCACGGGAAGACGCCTGGGAGATGAAGGCGTCCGAGAGAACGCAGACGACAAAGagcgggcgacgcgcgcctctGAGGAAAGGTTGGCGGGGACAGTgtggaggagaagagaacggtcGGTGGACCCAGGCTTGACGCGACTGACTGGAAGAGCCGGGAGATCACTCTTTAGCAGAAAAAGaccggaagaaagagagggaagtggAGAAGCAGGGAGCAGCAGCACCTTGCTTGTGATTCCGGCGCACAGAgactctctgtttttgcaTCACCAGAAGAGCCGAAGAatgcctcgccgcctctcagCAGTGTCGCTGTCGGACCCAGAGGGCAtcctctccgttttgccACACCACGTAGACAGAGGCAGCGACGCACTGCCGACGAAAGCAGAGCCTttggcttcttcttctgctcccaCGTGGATGGCGGTTTTGTGGGTGTCTTTCGATATCGGCGAgctccttcttcagctcgGCCTCACGTTTTCCAGTCATCTTCCGTTCATCAGAACCCATACAGAGAAGTGCATCTCTCTGGCTCTAACTTCCACGAcgttcctctcgtctttgaAGCCGATCATCATTCTCGGCCACACTTCCCACCTTGTAGGGCGCGAACGTGCTGCCCTTGAAGCGCTagagacagggaacggaCAGTACAGAAGAGCAGGCCcaggggaggaagacggcagagTCTCGACGGGACAG CTCCTCCATCTCCACAGActgctcgtttttctcctcctcgctctccttcttctcttcactgTCCTGGGCGTCTGCTTCCTGagtctcccttcctctctcttcttcttcgcgtggTGCCTAGGCGTCGCCACCTGGTTGGTGATGGCGAGTTGCGCCATAGGCGGATCCCTCAGCGAGTTGATGCATCGGAAAACGTTCTACAGCGTAGTTGCCAGAGGGAACGCGCCCGTCCCGAGCGCGCGGAAGCTGGCGGACGACGAGGGCAAGAGACGCATGCCGTTCAGCGGCAAAAACATGTTGGAGCAGCTCACCGAGCTCGTCAAGACAATGGAGGCGACGTTAGCGGAGGTGGACACGTACCGTCTGGATCGCCACACATACCTCTCGTTCGCCCACATTCGTTCTTTGCAAACAAAGTGTTTAGATGTCTTGACTTCTGGGACAGACATCTACGCCGTCACGTGGGATTCGCAAACTGTTCCGAGAGAAATACATCTCCACTGCTCACGCCACTTGGAAAACGCctacgcgcatgcagtgggaAGTGCAGCGACCGCTGCCGGCGCGTGTCTCCACGGCGtcctcggcgcatgcacagcctTACAGGAGGacccgcgagaagacggagacgacggagacgaagtgGGAGATGAGAGCGAAGACTGCGAGGGCACAGAAGACCAGGTGAGCGATTTCTGGTCGCGGCTGAAACAGGCCGCAGGCGGGTCAAAGCCCCCGTCAGCTGCGGAGAAGGAGGAtgcgggagaggaaaaccgagcagggacaggagagacagagagagagacggccgcgGAACCGGACGGCGAGCAGGAACAAAACAGAGGAGATAcggaagctggagagaagagaaaaggggcgaCGGAGAT AtcgcgcgaagacgaggtCCGAAAGAGATCACTGAGACATCACAGTCTCCAGATGAACAAGGAGGTCGGGATCAACTCTggtggcgcatgcagcgcgtcTCGCGAGGGCTGTAGAGAGCCTCACTGTGGAAGCAccgaagagggggaagacgagacagaaggaaggaaagattTCGTGAGCCGCTTCGACCAGCGCATGTTTTCGTCGCCGGAGTTAGGAGAAACATTAGAAAGACAGACTGACACCGAGGTTGCGAgtgagaaagaggaggaacaaaACGTGAAGGGAAACCCACAAAAGTGGCAAAGTGGAGAATTCGACACGAGGAGTGAAGTCTGCCTTGACGCCTCTCTTCGACGACCTAAGCCTGCCGCAAGCCTTGCCCGTGTCGGCCTCGCCTGGACACTCGATCTGTTTTCCCTCGATGCGCTGAGCAATGGAAAC gtcctcgtcgccgtcggcctCCACCTTCTGCTTCCCcaccgagagaagggacatTTGCGCTGCTCCAAGGCCGCCCTCGGCTCGTTCCTGCAGAATCTCCAGAGTCTGTATCTGCCGAATCTTTATCACAACCGCGTCCACGCGGCAACTGTCGCGCACCTGTcggttttcctgtctcgaACCGCGGGTCTCAGTCCATGGCCCGCGCGTTGTTCCTtgcgggcgaagaagaaagcgacgctcCGCAGTCCGCCAACTGACCATTCGTGGGAGCGAAGCGATGTGGAGACCCAGACAGCGTGTGCGTTCCCGTCCGACTTCTCTTCGAGTCAACTCCCCTCGTTTTCCGGTTCGAATCCACGCAGCACGCCGGCATCAACGGCGTTGGAGTCTTtccgcgaggcgagaccgGGACCCGAGTCTCAGCCCGATTCCCCCGAAGTTCCGCCTTCGTTTCGCGCATCTGCGACTTCCGCCTGTCCAACGCGaccagagaaaagcgcaTGGGAGCCACCAGCGCGGCTTCTGGCCTCTCAGGGGCAGAGCGTGAgcggcgctgccttctcctctctcagtcACCCCCAGTCTTCTGGGCACACACGCtgtgcgtcgctctctttcgaAGCCTCAGCACCGCACGGGAGTGAAGCAGGCAGAAGaacgccttctccgcttccttcaCGACCCCGGTACTTGAGGTTCTCTCCGAGCCAGAGTGCGCAGGCGCCCACCCCTCACGGCTCCGACGGAGACCCAGGAGGGAGTTTCCACGCCATCGGCcacgacgcgcgagagaaaggaggaatctacggcgaggaagatgatGTGAAAACCGTTACTGTCGACCGGGACTGCGGGAGCCAATTCGGAGACCGGCGCGCAAAATCTTGCCGTGGTGGATGCGAGGGGGAACGGCGAAAAgcacgcgacggagacagcgggagggAGTCGGGGCCGGAAGCCTTTCCAGCCGCAGACGCGTTTCTGAGAGGAGACGCTGGGCGGCCGAGGGATCTCACAGGGCCCGCAGGacgagacgggaaggaaagtGAGGAGAGCAGGCGCCGCCCGCGTCCGACGTCTCCGCAAGACTCGCCAGAACCGACAGGGGAACGATATCCAAAAAGTGACCGCGGCGCGCAGGACGCAGCAGCTCGCATGATCGACGACGAAACAATTCTTTGCTTCGCCGCGCTAGGCCATGACGTCGGGCATCCTGGATTCAACAACGCTTTCCTCGTGGCAACCAATCAGCCGATTGCTCTCGTTTACAATGACCACGCGGTGCTCGAGAACTATCACGCCTACATCACGTTCCGCACCTTGACATGTTACGCTGCCGCAACCAACAAAAACGACAAAGGGGGCGAGAGCAGCGTTCTCAAG GGGATAACTCCGGCAGAGTACCGGTATTTTCGAAAGCATCTCATCGAACTGATTCTCGCGACCGACATGAGCCAGCACTTCAGCACGATCTCGACTGTGCGAGTTCGACGAGAAAGCCGCTCCTTTAACTTTTCCACGAATGAGGAGGACCGGTGGATGATGAAGAAACTGTGCATAAAGATCGGAGATATCGGCCACGCTGCACTCGAGTGGGACCAACACTACAAATGGTCGATGAGGGTCACCGAGGAATTCCTTCTCCAA ggagacgcagagtTGAAAGCGggtctccccgtctctccgttgtGCGACAGAAAAGCTCCGGAGATAGAGTTCCACAAATCTCAAAGTAGCTTCATTAACTATCTCGTTGTTCCCCTCATCAACGAGCTTGTGGGTTGCCTGGAAGCCCAACCCCGGCACTCGCAGGGGTTGCCTTCGCTGCCCGCGGGGGCGGAAACCGCAGACAAAAGCACAATCAATAGTTCATTGTTGAGTACGATGCACACGGGAAGCAGTCATCCTCACAGTACAAGCTCGTCGAGTAAGAATTACGGGTCCTTAGACATGGCGTCGAGTCGTCGAACGTGCCAAACTCAAAAGAAAACCAGTGTTTCTCCCCTCAGCCTCTACTtgcgaaaggagacgcttCGGGCTTCAGGCGAACGCCCGTCGGAGGATGAGGTCCAGTTGGGAGTGTTGCCAGCGGACAGGATTAGAGAAATTGTCCTTTTCCAGGCTTTGCGAAACGCAGAGCGCTGGTCAGCAAGAGCCCGTTCATtagaggagaaaaacacaaagaCACCGGCTGTATCTGTCACGTCGGCCAGGAAGGTCGACGCGTGTGAGGCGCCTTCGAAAGGCTTAAACActgcgcagagaagagaggaagacgccatTAAGTCGCAGAAgtgcttctcgctttcggccttctcttcctcccttcctcaGTGCCACATTCCTGGCTCATGCACCCCTCCTGGTGCACAGagcgcttcttcgtcttcgacTCGAAACCACCGGCGGCGGCTCCTGCGGCCACGAACGTACTCCCCAGCTCGCTTTGGCACtccgggagaagacgaaaaagaagcagagtTCACCAGTAGAGATGAAGGGGGTTCGGCGACGCATCTGGTTTCACCCAGCGGATGCAGgcacggaaagaaagagagaggtaaggagagaaaagggaaaccgccgagaagacgaagctgGATGACGGCgacggaaaacaggaaaaggcgggaacgagaggaggagcgaagaagcgagcgaacgCGCGTGAAGGAGAGCATTTTGAGGGGGATCctcagaagagaaaaagaagatgGAAGAATAAGGGACGTGACGCGAGACGGCATTCTAGCTAGCATCCTCAAGCATGAAAAGCAGGAGCccgaaacgagaagagaggacggcaaTGAGATGATGTTTAGCACTCGAGAGAAGGTCGGAGACAACCCAGAAGGCAGCAGGATGAGCTGTGCCAGCAACGGGGGCCGGGAcggcgaggggcgagacgATGTGGCggaacagaaaggagacacttgcGTGATTTTGCTAGAGGGAGAAGCCAAAGCCTCCGcgcaagaagaaacagagacaggcctAGCGGCGGAAATCGTCGCGGCCTTGTCAGAGGAACAAGAACCagcagagcgaagaagagcgcgagacggtAGAGAGCAAGCCACGGGAAGACACGTGCAAATaggggaggcgacgcaggcacaAAGGAGCCTAGACACAGACAGTCTGCACAATGACGGAAAAGTGTGTGGAAAGGTATAG